Part of the Pirellulales bacterium genome, GGACGATGTACCGTGGTGAATTTTCACCTCGGCTTGGCGGGAAGTGAGCGTCTGTGGCAAATTCGACATTTGCTGGCCCATCATCTTTATCGCCAGGTGGCGGATACACCGGCATTGCTAATCGGCGATAGCAACGACTGGCAAAACGTCTTATTAAAACAATGCCTGCTGGGGGCGGATTTTGTCCAATTAAGCAGTCCGATTAGCCGTTTTCGCACATTTCCGGCATGGTTTCCCTTGGGTTCTCTCGATAAAGCCTTTATTCGGGGCCCCTGGAACGTGAAAAATTGCCATGTCATTCATTCACGGCTGGCTCGGCAGGCATCCGACCACTTACCTTTGTTCGTGGAACTTAGTATGAAAAATTCCTAAACATGCAAATGCTATGTTTTCACTAGACAATACGCAATCGTAGGCAAGATGGGTATTTTGCGCGATTGGAGGGTTTTGCGGGTATCTTCCGTGCTTATTTCTGACGATATCTATTTTCAGGTCATGGATGATCAAATCTCATTGAGGCAGGGCTTATGTCCTTTCGTGGTGTCCAGCAAGGATTCTTATGCTGTCTCCTACTTTTGTGGGGGGTAAGAGGTCTATCCGCCAGCCCTGCTGCGACATCATGCACGACAGCTCCGGAATGTGTCGATCCCTGCCAAATTGACTGCCCCTCGCCTAGTTGGTGCGAACAACCGTACCTCACGGGGGACTGGTGCGGGTATCGGAGTTCCCTGGCGGAATCGGGGATCGTTTTTGACCTCAATGTGGGGCAATTTTATTACGGTGTTACCAGTGGCGGTCTGGAACGGACTTTTGAATACGCGGGGCACGGCGACTACGTGGCCAATGCCGATCTGGGCAAACTGCTAGGTTGCCAGGGGTTATTCCTAAAGCTGCGGGCGGAACATCGCTTTGGCCAATCGATCGGCGACGCGGCGGGAGTTTTAATCGCACCCACGATCGCAACGGATTTGCCCAGGCCAGAAGACGATAATCTGTATCTAACAAATGTCTTATTCACGCAGGCATTATCCGAGAATTTTGCGGTGTTTGCCGGCAAAACCGACACGCTGGATGGGGACCTTAACGCTTTTGCCCATGGCCGAGGCATGCGGCAATTTTCAAATTTTGGATTGGTGGCCAATCCCGTCACCTTGCGAACGATCCCTTATTCCACCTTGGGGGCGGGATTTGTCATTTTGAGGGAGTTAGAGCCAATATTTACCTTTACCGTGCTCAACGCCAAGAACACAATCGATTCGGACGGGTTTAGCGAATTATTTGCCGAAGGGGTGGCTATTGCCACGGAAGCGCGGCTGCCGACAACTTTTTTTGGGCTTCCTGGACACCAACTGTTTGGCGGCACATGGAATAGCCGCGATGTCGTTTCACTAGAGCAGTCGCCAGGCTTTTTATTACCTAATGTTCCCATCGCCCGCGCCAGCGACTCTTGGTCCTTGTATTACAATTTTGATCAATACTTGGTGGTAGATCCGCAAGATCCCAAACGGGGTTGGGGCGTCTTTGGCCGGGCGGGCATCGCCGATCAAAATACAAATCCCCTATCAGCTTTTCTAAGCGCGGGAGTGGGGGGGAGCAGTTGGCTGGCAAATCGCGCGCGCGACACCTTTGGGGCGGGATGGTTCTATGTGTTTACCAGCGAAGAGATCGGACCCGACCTGCTCCCCGCGCTAGGACTTGTGGGAGACAGCCAGGGCGTGGAGTTGTTTTACAACATTGAAGTGACCCCCTGGTTTCATTTAACCCCGGATTTGCAGGTGCTCATGCCAGCCCGCCAAAACCTGGATACGGCGTTGTTGGTGGGTTTGCGGGGCGTGGTGACATTTTAACAGCTAACAAATTTTATTGTGACGATGGATGCATGAATCTGTAGTTACCGATCCAATAATGTTGATAACCCAAGGAAGAATTTGCCCCATACCCGGATATGGCATGGGAATGGACATATTTGGGGAAAGTCGGATAAGATAGGGCAGGGCGGTTATAATTGACGATCGCGAATATTTATTGTCTGTTACACATAGCTAAGCTGACGGCGCGACGACTCGCCAGCTAGCCCTTGTTAACTTCTGTGGAAATTCAACCATGCCTAAAAATAACGCTGCTTGGTCCCCGCGCGCCTTTTGGCGACTGTGGATGGCCGTATTCTGCCTGATCACGTGTTTGTTAGCCCTGACGCAAAGCCAATCCCAAATCTTGCGCCAGCGCCGCGAGCCAAATAGGGGACGGCCACTGATTGACCGCCTGCGGCAGCGGCCTGCCGCGGATGGAGCGCGGGCGTATGCCGGGAAGCCATTTGGCAGCGGTTATGCACGGTTTCAATTGCCAGCCGGAACGGATATCTCCGTCTTTACCGATCGTGAATTCACCCTAACCGAAAAAAACGGCCGCGCCCTGTACGCCGTCTACGACGCCGAGCCGGTCCGCA contains:
- a CDS encoding endonuclease/exonuclease/phosphatase family protein; amino-acid sequence: MRVLSYNIHKGIGGRDRRYRLERIIEVIGEQEPDIVCLQEVDRHVPRSHFDDQPHILSRELKLPHAMYQFNVPLKHGGYGNLLLSRWPFAEQHQISLRLKSKKPRGAQIANIDAPDGRCTVVNFHLGLAGSERLWQIRHLLAHHLYRQVADTPALLIGDSNDWQNVLLKQCLLGADFVQLSSPISRFRTFPAWFPLGSLDKAFIRGPWNVKNCHVIHSRLARQASDHLPLFVELSMKNS
- a CDS encoding carbohydrate porin — encoded protein: MSFRGVQQGFLCCLLLLWGVRGLSASPAATSCTTAPECVDPCQIDCPSPSWCEQPYLTGDWCGYRSSLAESGIVFDLNVGQFYYGVTSGGLERTFEYAGHGDYVANADLGKLLGCQGLFLKLRAEHRFGQSIGDAAGVLIAPTIATDLPRPEDDNLYLTNVLFTQALSENFAVFAGKTDTLDGDLNAFAHGRGMRQFSNFGLVANPVTLRTIPYSTLGAGFVILRELEPIFTFTVLNAKNTIDSDGFSELFAEGVAIATEARLPTTFFGLPGHQLFGGTWNSRDVVSLEQSPGFLLPNVPIARASDSWSLYYNFDQYLVVDPQDPKRGWGVFGRAGIADQNTNPLSAFLSAGVGGSSWLANRARDTFGAGWFYVFTSEEIGPDLLPALGLVGDSQGVELFYNIEVTPWFHLTPDLQVLMPARQNLDTALLVGLRGVVTF